The Methanofervidicoccus sp. A16 genome has a segment encoding these proteins:
- a CDS encoding homoserine dehydrogenase: MKVILVGFGVIGRGVINVIKKKREYLKKRYGMDLKVVAICDSSGAAIDENGLDLDLALEVKKKKGKISEYPDKGVSMPVIEVIRSVDGDALIEATPTNIEDGEPAKTYIIEAFKSGKHVITANKGPLALYFKELMSCAKRYNRIFRYEASVGGAMPIINLARETLAGNEIIEIKGILNGTTNYILTKMEREKLDFDTVLKEAQELGIAETNPYQDISGLDTAAKIVILANSIMNMNVTIKDVKIEGITRITPEALTMANKGGYTIKLIGEVKKNKLEVCPKLIPLDDPLNVKGTLNVAKLYTDLAKEVIVVGRGAGSIETSSAILSDIINIYLQDRKG; encoded by the coding sequence ATGAAGGTAATACTGGTAGGTTTTGGAGTAATAGGAAGAGGAGTTATCAACGTTATAAAGAAGAAGAGAGAGTACCTTAAAAAGAGATACGGTATGGATCTTAAGGTTGTTGCCATATGTGACAGTAGTGGTGCGGCGATAGATGAGAATGGTTTAGATTTAGATTTAGCCTTAGAGGTTAAGAAAAAGAAGGGAAAGATATCTGAGTACCCAGATAAAGGGGTCTCCATGCCGGTAATAGAAGTTATAAGGTCTGTAGATGGAGATGCCCTTATAGAGGCAACACCTACAAATATAGAAGATGGAGAGCCTGCAAAGACATACATCATCGAGGCCTTTAAAAGTGGAAAGCATGTAATAACTGCTAATAAGGGACCTCTTGCCCTCTATTTTAAAGAACTAATGTCATGCGCCAAAAGATACAATAGAATATTTAGATATGAGGCATCTGTTGGAGGTGCCATGCCTATTATTAACCTAGCAAGGGAGACCCTCGCTGGAAACGAGATTATAGAGATAAAGGGAATATTAAATGGAACTACCAACTACATCCTCACAAAGATGGAGAGGGAGAAGTTAGACTTCGATACTGTACTTAAGGAGGCTCAGGAGTTAGGTATTGCTGAAACTAATCCATACCAGGATATCAGTGGCCTCGATACCGCTGCAAAGATAGTGATCCTTGCAAACTCTATTATGAATATGAATGTCACCATAAAGGATGTGAAGATAGAGGGAATTACTAGAATAACTCCCGAGGCACTTACAATGGCAAATAAGGGAGGATACACTATAAAACTCATTGGAGAGGTAAAGAAGAACAAGTTAGAGGTGTGTCCCAAGTTGATACCTTTAGATGATCCACTAAACGTGAAGGGAACTCTGAATGTTGCCAAATTATACACCGACTTAGCCAAGGAGGTTATAGTAGTTGGGAGAGGTGCAGGAAGTATAGAGACATCCTCTGCAATTCTAAGTGATATTATCAACATATACCTACAGGACAGAAAAGGATAG
- a CDS encoding CDP-2,3-bis-(O-geranylgeranyl)-sn-glycerol synthase encodes MNLVQLVFNSLLYILPAYVANAGACIFGGGTPVDLGRYFLDGRRILGNGVTYRGFFFGLLCGCITATLEGILINLDLLGTPEFHYNLFKWMYVGFFLSLGALFGDMVGSFIKRRLGIEQGKPAPLLDQLDFVVFAILFAYPFAPITLDMIVTILIITPIIHLSGNIVAYLLGIKSMWW; translated from the coding sequence ATGAATCTCGTTCAATTGGTATTTAACTCCCTGTTATATATTCTACCAGCCTACGTTGCAAATGCTGGAGCCTGTATATTCGGTGGAGGTACTCCAGTTGATTTAGGAAGATACTTCTTAGATGGAAGGAGGATATTAGGTAACGGAGTTACATACCGGGGGTTTTTCTTTGGTCTACTCTGTGGATGTATCACTGCCACTCTTGAAGGTATCCTTATAAATCTAGATTTACTGGGAACTCCTGAATTTCACTACAATCTTTTTAAATGGATGTATGTGGGTTTTTTCCTATCTTTAGGTGCTCTCTTTGGAGATATGGTTGGTAGTTTTATCAAGAGAAGACTGGGAATAGAGCAGGGAAAACCTGCGCCTCTACTAGATCAACTTGACTTTGTTGTATTTGCCATACTATTTGCATATCCCTTTGCACCTATAACCTTGGATATGATAGTTACAATATTGATTATTACACCTATCATACATCTATCAGGTAATATTGTGGCCTATTTGTTGGGGATTAAAAGTATGTGGTGGTAG
- a CDS encoding UPF0254 family protein, with amino-acid sequence MLSVATAECFTHGKIGVILHKMAMGHEDVKRCPYYSIFNNNIYVIASMFLPQKDVIECILDIKLPPPDYKYRYAKVYNEKNDLKVAYLIAKGLKDKLGCNIAIGTTAGVGRGGICILTDSRRYLFTTDVYGNVLTGENLVERSKDGLYKTLNKLAEILSNEYGIRA; translated from the coding sequence ATGCTCTCTGTTGCTACTGCTGAGTGTTTTACACATGGGAAGATAGGAGTTATCTTACATAAAATGGCCATGGGACATGAAGATGTAAAGAGATGTCCCTATTACTCTATTTTTAATAACAATATATACGTAATAGCATCGATGTTTTTACCTCAGAAGGATGTCATAGAGTGTATTTTAGATATAAAACTACCACCTCCAGACTACAAATACAGGTACGCCAAAGTATACAATGAAAAAAATGATCTTAAGGTAGCGTATCTTATAGCAAAGGGATTGAAGGATAAGTTAGGGTGTAATATTGCGATAGGAACTACAGCAGGTGTTGGTAGAGGGGGTATATGTATCCTTACAGATAGCAGGAGATACCTATTTACAACCGATGTTTACGGGAATGTGCTAACTGGAGAAAATTTAGTTGAAAGATCAAAGGATGGTTTATATAAAACTTTAAATAAACTTGCGGAGATTTTAAGTAATGAATATGGTATTAGAGCGTAA
- a CDS encoding minichromosome maintenance protein MCM — translation MDKFTIEYDEEEFMERYEDKIKQYIKSKLSEDTIKNNIFEFNIKDFLRYFPEAGEVNDIIIEYPIEVENTLFYIFKETYREVFGEDSKTEKELEKIQISLKNPIGCEKKIEDINSFDINKLATFEGDIISAGKVCALLKKAYFVCPRCGNVKKYTIHDYFKKLSKVVCDVEDCKEEMVLDLDNSTYVNIQELEIQQPIDLMKNPEDPPKSIKVFLENSRGIYSGRVKVVGTVIRKSTRSNLNSPIFEICVRSNSVSLIESYQKIEVRDILKPDLIETLNELGKKKNIVDILSNYLISQIKGYEIVKKAIFLQQIKGCMKFLPDGTPLRRDSHILLITDPGIGKSTMLRRIARLFPQNSYASVTTATGGGLTANVIRESTDIGDGWVVKPGVFVKSNEGTACIDELTVDKNVMKYILEAMESQTIHVNKGGINVKLPAKCAVLAACNPKRGRFDPNLGVVEQIDIPPPLLSRFDLIFPLRDIPDRRRDEEIAEHILDVHIETATKEYSILKPIEIDGIIVDENLIKSYIIYARTCAYFEENQSLFMGDEVDERQIKNPYLTKSAKKIIKDFYIDMRKLGEEDSPIPVTARQLEAIIRISEMHAKARLSKKVEEKDAKVAIEIIEECLNQVAYDPETGKYDIGKIMGQLPKSKYDKMDKILEIIKELSALSNDGLASEDDIIERASEFGISEKEVEELLEKLKKNAEIYSPRFGYYRVT, via the coding sequence ATGGACAAATTTACAATAGAGTACGATGAAGAAGAATTTATGGAGAGATATGAAGATAAGATAAAGCAGTACATTAAAAGCAAGTTATCAGAAGATACAATAAAGAACAATATTTTCGAGTTTAATATAAAGGACTTTTTAAGATACTTTCCAGAGGCGGGAGAGGTAAATGATATTATTATAGAGTATCCGATAGAGGTAGAAAATACCCTCTTCTATATATTTAAAGAGACGTATAGAGAGGTATTTGGCGAGGATAGTAAAACAGAGAAGGAATTAGAGAAGATCCAGATATCTCTAAAGAACCCCATAGGTTGTGAGAAAAAAATAGAAGATATAAACTCCTTCGATATCAACAAACTTGCTACATTTGAGGGAGATATTATATCTGCAGGTAAGGTGTGTGCTTTACTTAAGAAGGCGTACTTTGTATGTCCCCGTTGTGGAAATGTGAAAAAATATACTATCCACGATTACTTTAAAAAGTTGTCTAAAGTAGTATGTGATGTAGAGGATTGCAAGGAAGAGATGGTACTGGACCTGGACAACTCTACCTATGTAAATATTCAGGAGTTAGAGATTCAACAGCCTATTGATCTTATGAAGAATCCTGAGGATCCTCCAAAGAGTATAAAGGTGTTCCTGGAAAACTCTCGAGGAATATATTCAGGAAGAGTAAAGGTTGTAGGTACTGTAATAAGAAAAAGTACACGTTCCAATCTAAACTCCCCAATTTTCGAAATATGTGTTAGGAGTAACAGTGTCTCTCTAATTGAGAGTTATCAGAAAATTGAAGTTAGAGACATTCTTAAACCTGATCTAATAGAAACATTAAATGAACTAGGTAAAAAGAAGAACATAGTGGATATACTCTCTAATTACCTCATATCCCAGATTAAAGGATACGAAATTGTAAAGAAGGCAATATTTCTACAGCAGATAAAGGGATGTATGAAGTTTCTACCAGATGGTACCCCTCTAAGGAGGGACAGTCATATACTTCTAATTACAGATCCTGGAATAGGAAAATCTACCATGTTAAGAAGGATAGCGAGACTCTTCCCTCAGAACTCCTACGCTTCAGTTACCACTGCTACAGGTGGAGGGCTTACAGCCAACGTTATAAGGGAGAGTACAGACATAGGAGATGGATGGGTAGTGAAACCTGGGGTATTTGTAAAATCCAACGAAGGTACAGCCTGTATAGATGAACTTACTGTAGATAAGAACGTTATGAAGTACATCCTCGAAGCTATGGAGTCCCAGACAATACATGTGAATAAGGGAGGTATAAATGTAAAACTTCCCGCTAAATGTGCAGTCCTTGCAGCCTGTAATCCAAAGAGAGGGAGGTTCGATCCCAACTTAGGAGTAGTTGAGCAGATAGATATACCACCACCACTCCTAAGTAGGTTCGATCTCATATTTCCCCTTAGGGATATACCTGATAGAAGGAGGGACGAGGAGATTGCAGAACACATCTTAGATGTCCACATAGAAACTGCCACTAAGGAGTACTCTATACTAAAACCTATTGAGATAGACGGTATAATAGTAGATGAAAATCTAATTAAAAGTTATATCATCTATGCTAGAACCTGTGCATACTTTGAGGAGAATCAATCACTCTTTATGGGAGATGAGGTAGACGAAAGGCAGATAAAAAACCCCTATTTAACAAAATCTGCAAAGAAGATCATAAAAGACTTCTACATAGATATGAGGAAGTTGGGAGAGGAAGATAGCCCAATACCAGTTACAGCAAGGCAGTTAGAGGCTATTATAAGAATATCAGAGATGCATGCAAAGGCTAGGTTATCAAAGAAGGTTGAGGAAAAGGATGCAAAGGTAGCCATAGAGATCATAGAGGAGTGTTTAAACCAGGTTGCCTACGATCCAGAAACTGGTAAGTACGACATAGGAAAGATTATGGGACAACTGCCTAAGTCTAAGTACGACAAGATGGACAAGATACTAGAGATTATAAAGGAACTCTCTGCACTCTCCAACGACGGTTTAGCCTCAGAGGATGATATAATAGAGAGAGCCTCTGAATTTGGTATCTCTGAGAAGGAGGTAGAGGAACTACTGGAGAAATTAAAGAAGAACGCCGAGATATACTCACCAAGGTTTGGATACTATAGGGTTACATAA
- a CDS encoding DUF61 family protein, giving the protein MDREIYRFLRSLNINFRKKTLRELLEEEKPHVVINGKRHRIKKRELNLLKELTDNLDLKIPIVLEIDASLESGTVKISGREEVKVISKILGRDISPFSEESTLYIYKPELKIVRRHLPTTTVYLFRMGPVIE; this is encoded by the coding sequence ATGGATAGGGAGATCTACAGATTCCTACGTAGTTTAAATATAAACTTTAGGAAAAAAACACTGAGGGAACTTTTAGAAGAGGAAAAACCTCATGTTGTTATAAATGGTAAGAGACATAGAATAAAAAAGAGAGAGTTAAATCTTCTGAAGGAGTTAACTGACAACTTAGATCTGAAAATACCTATAGTTTTAGAGATAGACGCCTCCTTAGAGTCTGGGACTGTGAAAATCAGTGGCCGTGAAGAGGTAAAGGTGATATCTAAAATACTGGGGAGGGATATAAGTCCTTTCAGTGAGGAGAGTACTTTATATATCTATAAACCTGAGTTAAAAATAGTTAGGAGACATCTCCCTACTACTACAGTCTATCTCTTTAGAATGGGACCTGTGATAGAATGA
- a CDS encoding ACT domain-containing protein, producing MILLDLELKDSPGELLKALTPISEMGINIHSVIHLREKKSDGRIPVRIVLEDIDEDTLERIVEKLENRDIIVTKVNNNVRKMDVDVVVIGHVVDTDIRDTIDRLNKYGLVIDLDLTMPHPFKESSARMRIVVDSKKLEDLCMEMDRISKEKDLLFIKSF from the coding sequence ATGATCCTCTTAGATTTAGAGTTAAAGGATTCACCTGGGGAACTTCTAAAGGCACTAACACCTATATCTGAGATGGGCATAAATATTCACAGTGTTATACACCTAAGGGAGAAGAAGAGCGATGGTAGGATCCCTGTTAGGATAGTACTTGAGGATATAGATGAGGATACCTTGGAGAGGATAGTAGAAAAACTTGAAAATAGAGATATTATAGTTACAAAAGTGAATAACAACGTTAGAAAGATGGATGTAGATGTAGTAGTTATAGGCCATGTTGTAGATACTGATATAAGGGATACTATAGATAGGTTAAATAAATACGGGTTAGTTATAGATCTCGATCTAACTATGCCCCATCCATTTAAAGAGTCCTCTGCAAGAATGAGAATAGTAGTAGATAGTAAGAAGTTAGAGGACTTATGTATGGAAATGGATAGGATCTCAAAGGAGAAGGATCTGCTATTTATAAAATCCTTTTAA
- a CDS encoding EamA family transporter, with amino-acid sequence MNEVIAGILIAILYGVGTFFAKIVSEKDPFIQWIIVNIVGIVLSMFIVVKDPQRLWQIQGKILIYGVISAVMVVLGSLLLYYMLNKGKASIVVPLSSIGPAITTVLAVLFLKEHLSINQIIGIVLVILGIILLSINNN; translated from the coding sequence ATAAATGAAGTTATAGCGGGGATCCTTATAGCGATCCTCTACGGTGTAGGTACCTTCTTTGCAAAGATTGTCTCTGAGAAGGACCCTTTTATACAGTGGATTATAGTTAATATCGTAGGTATTGTACTCTCTATGTTTATAGTAGTAAAAGACCCCCAGAGATTGTGGCAAATACAGGGAAAAATTCTGATCTATGGAGTGATATCTGCAGTAATGGTAGTATTGGGGAGCTTACTTCTCTATTATATGCTTAACAAGGGAAAGGCCAGTATCGTTGTACCTCTGTCCTCCATAGGACCGGCTATCACTACGGTGTTGGCAGTCCTCTTTCTCAAGGAACATCTATCTATCAACCAGATAATAGGTATTGTACTGGTGATCTTGGGAATTATACTCCTCTCCATAAATAATAACTGA
- the fhcD gene encoding formylmethanofuran--tetrahydromethanopterin N-formyltransferase, translating into MEINGVYIEDTFAEAFPIWVSRVLITAATKRLAKIAATEATGFGCSVIMCPAEAGIEKYVPPTKTPDGRPGFIIEICHPKKSELEKQLLERLGQCVLTAPTTAAFDAMGEDAEEHLKVGFKLKFFGDGYEKKDKLGDRTVYRIPIMGGEFIVENKFGIKKGVAGGNFFIMADANMTALVAAEAAVNAIRSVDKVITPFPGGIVASGSKVGASNPKYKFMTATTNHKMCPTLKDVVEDSEIPEDVNGVYEIVIDGVDEESVKEAMRVGILAATTVKGVKKITAGNYGGKLGKYQIKLRELFE; encoded by the coding sequence ATGGAAATAAATGGTGTGTATATAGAAGATACCTTTGCTGAAGCATTTCCTATATGGGTTTCTAGAGTTTTAATAACTGCAGCTACAAAGAGACTTGCGAAAATAGCGGCAACAGAGGCTACAGGGTTTGGATGTTCAGTTATTATGTGTCCTGCAGAGGCAGGGATTGAGAAGTACGTACCTCCAACAAAGACTCCAGATGGAAGACCTGGTTTTATAATTGAGATATGTCATCCTAAAAAATCAGAGTTGGAAAAGCAACTCTTAGAGAGACTTGGACAGTGTGTCTTAACTGCACCTACAACTGCAGCATTTGATGCCATGGGTGAGGATGCAGAGGAGCATCTAAAGGTGGGGTTTAAGTTGAAGTTCTTTGGAGACGGTTACGAGAAGAAAGATAAGTTAGGGGACAGAACAGTATATAGGATACCTATAATGGGAGGGGAGTTCATAGTAGAGAACAAGTTCGGTATCAAGAAGGGAGTTGCAGGTGGGAACTTCTTCATAATGGCAGATGCTAATATGACTGCACTGGTGGCAGCAGAGGCTGCAGTGAATGCCATCAGATCTGTAGATAAGGTAATTACTCCATTCCCTGGAGGAATAGTAGCCTCCGGTAGTAAGGTAGGTGCCTCCAATCCAAAGTATAAGTTTATGACCGCTACTACTAACCACAAGATGTGTCCAACACTTAAGGATGTTGTAGAGGACTCTGAGATCCCAGAGGATGTAAATGGAGTATATGAGATCGTAATAGATGGAGTAGATGAGGAGTCTGTTAAGGAGGCTATGAGGGTAGGTATCTTGGCAGCAACAACTGTGAAAGGTGTTAAAAAGATAACTGCAGGTAACTACGGGGGTAAGTTAGGTAAGTATCAGATAAAGTTAAGGGAGTTATTTGAATAA
- the serA gene encoding phosphoglycerate dehydrogenase, giving the protein MVKILITDEIHEDAVKILERVGDVEIATNLSKEELKKKIEDVDVIVVRSGTKLTRDVLEHAKKLKIIARAGVGVDNIDVQYATEKGIIVVNSPDASSISVAELTMGLMLSAARNIPQATASLKRGEWDRKSFKGIELYGKTLGVIGLGRIGQQVVKRAKAFGMNIVGYDPYIPEDVARSLGVKLLNDINELCKVSDFITLHVPLTPKTRHIIGKEQISLMKKNAIIVNCARGGLIDEKALYEALKDRRIRSAALDVFEEEPPKDNPLLTLDNVIGTPHQGASTEEAQKSAGIIVAEQIVKILRGEPAENIVNLPAIPSEKMGKLKPYMELAEKLGLMAIQLLDRSIEKVELIYSGEIAKEDTEMVKRSFLKGMLSPILLAGVNLVNAPSVAKSRNIKVIEGTISESEHGNAIKVLAEGKSEKVSLVGSVIEGKPVLKEIDGYKVDIKPEGIICIIRHIDRPGMIGKVGLLLGDYGINIAGMQVGRKEPGGESIMILNVDHVIPEDVLERLKNLENIKDAKVINL; this is encoded by the coding sequence ATGGTAAAGATACTTATTACAGATGAGATACACGAAGACGCTGTAAAAATACTTGAGAGAGTTGGTGATGTAGAGATAGCAACTAACCTAAGTAAGGAGGAGTTAAAAAAGAAAATAGAGGATGTTGATGTTATTGTTGTTAGAAGTGGAACAAAATTAACAAGGGACGTCTTAGAGCACGCAAAGAAGTTAAAAATCATTGCAAGGGCGGGAGTTGGTGTAGACAACATAGATGTACAGTATGCAACAGAGAAAGGTATTATAGTGGTTAACTCTCCAGATGCGTCCTCCATCTCTGTTGCTGAATTAACCATGGGGTTGATGTTATCTGCAGCGAGAAATATACCTCAGGCTACAGCCTCGCTAAAGAGGGGAGAGTGGGATAGGAAATCCTTTAAAGGTATTGAACTTTACGGTAAAACCCTTGGAGTTATTGGATTAGGTAGAATAGGACAGCAGGTAGTGAAGAGGGCGAAGGCCTTTGGAATGAATATTGTAGGTTACGATCCCTATATACCTGAGGATGTTGCAAGGAGTTTAGGTGTTAAGTTATTAAATGATATCAACGAACTCTGTAAGGTTAGTGATTTCATCACCCTCCATGTTCCTCTAACTCCAAAAACTAGACATATAATAGGCAAAGAGCAGATATCACTGATGAAGAAAAATGCAATAATTGTAAACTGTGCAAGGGGAGGGCTAATAGATGAGAAGGCTCTCTACGAGGCTCTTAAGGATAGGAGGATAAGATCTGCAGCACTGGATGTCTTCGAGGAGGAGCCCCCAAAGGATAACCCACTACTTACATTGGACAACGTCATAGGAACTCCTCATCAGGGAGCCTCTACAGAAGAGGCACAGAAGAGTGCAGGTATCATAGTTGCAGAGCAGATTGTAAAGATACTTAGGGGAGAACCTGCGGAGAATATTGTAAATCTCCCTGCGATTCCTTCTGAAAAGATGGGTAAGTTAAAGCCCTATATGGAACTTGCAGAGAAGTTAGGACTTATGGCTATACAACTACTTGATAGATCCATAGAGAAGGTAGAGTTGATATACAGTGGTGAGATAGCAAAGGAGGATACTGAGATGGTAAAGAGATCTTTCCTCAAGGGTATGCTCTCTCCAATACTCCTTGCAGGAGTAAATCTTGTAAATGCTCCTAGTGTGGCTAAAAGTAGAAACATAAAGGTAATTGAGGGTACAATATCTGAGAGTGAGCACGGTAATGCCATAAAGGTATTGGCGGAAGGTAAGTCAGAAAAAGTGTCGCTGGTTGGTTCTGTAATAGAGGGCAAACCTGTACTTAAGGAGATCGACGGATACAAGGTGGATATAAAACCTGAGGGTATTATCTGTATAATTAGGCATATAGATAGACCTGGGATGATAGGTAAGGTGGGATTACTCCTAGGGGACTATGGTATAAACATTGCAGGAATGCAAGTTGGTAGGAAAGAACCTGGCGGAGAGAGTATAATGATTCTCAACGTAGATCATGTAATACCTGAGGATGTGTTGGAGAGGTTAAAAAATTTGGAGAATATCAAAGATGCCAAGGTTATTAATTTGTAG
- the mch gene encoding methenyltetrahydromethanopterin cyclohydrolase, with protein MLSVNLKALPIVEEMMKKKEELNIEVKTLENGAKVIDCGVNVPGSFEAGKAFTKVCLGGLADVGIALDEGLNDGLALPSVKVITSHPAVSTLGSQKAGWVVKVGKYFAMGSGPARALAKMPKSTYEEIGYEDNADVAILCLESSKLPNEDVAQHVADKCGVDVEKVYLLVAPTSSLVGSIQISGRVVENGTYKMLEVLNFDVKKVKYAVGIAPIAPIVGDDLVMMGATNDMVLYGGKTYYYIESDEGDDIEELCKKLPSSASPDYGKPFLEVFKAANYDFYKIDKGMFAPAVVTINDIRTGKLVSSGEINVEVIKKSLNYRTI; from the coding sequence ATGCTAAGTGTAAATCTAAAGGCACTCCCTATAGTAGAGGAAATGATGAAAAAGAAGGAGGAGTTGAACATAGAGGTAAAAACCTTAGAAAATGGGGCAAAAGTTATAGACTGTGGGGTAAATGTACCTGGTAGTTTTGAGGCAGGTAAGGCATTTACAAAGGTGTGTCTAGGTGGATTGGCAGATGTAGGTATCGCCCTAGATGAGGGATTAAATGATGGATTGGCACTGCCATCTGTAAAGGTGATCACATCCCATCCTGCAGTATCCACCTTAGGTTCCCAGAAGGCAGGATGGGTTGTGAAGGTTGGTAAGTACTTCGCCATGGGTTCAGGACCTGCCAGAGCCCTTGCAAAGATGCCTAAGAGCACCTACGAGGAGATAGGATACGAAGATAACGCCGATGTAGCTATACTGTGTTTAGAGTCCTCAAAACTTCCAAATGAGGATGTCGCCCAGCATGTAGCAGATAAGTGTGGAGTAGATGTTGAAAAGGTCTATCTCCTAGTTGCTCCAACCTCATCCCTTGTAGGTTCTATACAGATCAGTGGTAGGGTTGTGGAGAATGGAACCTACAAGATGTTAGAGGTACTAAACTTCGATGTAAAGAAGGTTAAATATGCAGTAGGTATTGCACCTATCGCCCCAATTGTTGGAGACGACTTAGTTATGATGGGTGCCACTAACGATATGGTACTCTACGGAGGTAAGACCTACTACTATATAGAGAGTGATGAGGGGGACGATATAGAGGAGTTATGTAAAAAACTGCCCTCCTCTGCATCACCAGACTATGGAAAGCCCTTCTTAGAGGTATTCAAAGCTGCAAACTACGACTTCTACAAGATAGATAAGGGAATGTTCGCTCCTGCAGTGGTAACGATAAACGATATAAGGACTGGAAAGTTAGTAAGTTCCGGAGAGATAAACGTTGAGGTAATCAAGAAATCCCTGAACTACAGAACTATTTAA